The following are encoded in a window of Clostridia bacterium genomic DNA:
- a CDS encoding acetoacetate decarboxylase family protein codes for MYSKLFEEGKIGKLKIKNRLVMTAMEHGLANLDGTPSEDMIAYYEARAKGGAGLIITGITRINDEHGPGALCQLSVTKDRHIEPLSRLAQAVQRHGTKIFIQLQHPGREGMIKLNSEPFCTAPSAIECKLSRQPTRALENSEVKELVGQFIDGAVRVKKAGCDGVEIHAAHGYLINQFLSPYTNKRDDEYGGSFENRMRFITEIIKGIREKCGPDFPISVRLTVDEFLNQTGVKEPYIDLKEGIKISKELEKLGIDVLDVTCGMYETGVTSIEPISFPQGWRGNLIKAVKDSVSLPVIAVSVIREPEVANSYVENGIVDFVASGRSWLADEDWGRKMQEGREKEIRKCISCMHCFGSLMQDMMKGVPFECAVNPRLGREYKYGFEKPDTEGHKAIVVGGGPAGMIAAQTLAMRGTDVTLYEKADKLGGAVNLAKIPPHKERMQWVTDYYENEFERLGVKVELNKEITAADIEAQSPDAVIIATGATPVVPESIPGIKNDNVYTVEDVLSGKTQLKDKNIVLVGAGLTGLETAEFLCAGGNKVTVADMVKRAGQGANPTNVGDVSMRLRKFGVKFMMLHSLKEIKADGVVLTNLESNEDVTVPADAVVLSLGEKPNNALYNELKEKGIDVHIVGNAVRSGVIAPATRTGYETARNLFVKKDEEFGFAASVPMLKKFISYSMMSNQEGLYMLYMTDPAAIKKALPAPLKPYSMPVVMISACDVHDPSFARPYQEAVMYILCYHEKQLGWYCAALLLGGAGAEMATQIGRDGGYPKKLGAEFEFQKDGNTAKVMIARHGVQILDAKVEIGEYNNRIAHGLFGNPSLDEKQSQDMFLYIYNRKQASMVKSTTEFDYKKWKPGFATIKLQSSVDDAWNDLPVRHVIGGAYCVNDLLLKSFEVAASVPTKEVLAKLIYGRYDKSTFLKTFRDEIN; via the coding sequence ATGTATTCAAAGCTTTTTGAGGAAGGAAAAATAGGAAAACTAAAGATAAAGAACCGTCTCGTAATGACGGCTATGGAGCACGGTCTTGCCAATCTTGACGGTACCCCGTCAGAGGATATGATAGCCTACTACGAGGCGCGCGCAAAGGGCGGCGCGGGACTTATCATAACAGGCATCACCCGTATAAACGACGAGCACGGTCCCGGCGCGCTCTGTCAGCTTTCCGTAACGAAGGACAGACATATCGAGCCGCTCTCGCGTCTTGCTCAGGCCGTTCAGAGACACGGCACGAAGATATTCATCCAGCTGCAGCATCCCGGCCGCGAGGGAATGATAAAGCTCAATTCCGAGCCATTTTGCACCGCCCCTTCCGCTATCGAGTGCAAGCTTTCACGTCAGCCCACGAGAGCGCTTGAGAACAGCGAAGTAAAAGAGCTCGTCGGGCAGTTCATAGACGGCGCCGTAAGAGTTAAGAAGGCCGGCTGCGACGGCGTTGAGATACACGCCGCTCACGGTTATCTTATCAATCAGTTTTTAAGCCCCTATACTAATAAGCGCGACGACGAATACGGCGGCAGCTTTGAGAACCGTATGCGCTTTATCACCGAGATAATAAAGGGAATACGCGAAAAGTGCGGCCCCGATTTCCCGATAAGCGTTCGCCTTACCGTTGACGAGTTTTTAAATCAGACCGGCGTAAAAGAGCCGTACATCGACTTAAAGGAAGGCATAAAGATATCAAAAGAGCTTGAAAAGCTCGGCATAGACGTGCTTGACGTAACCTGCGGTATGTATGAGACGGGCGTTACCTCGATAGAGCCCATATCCTTCCCGCAGGGTTGGAGAGGCAATCTTATAAAGGCCGTTAAAGACAGCGTTTCGCTGCCTGTTATCGCCGTTTCCGTTATCCGCGAACCCGAGGTTGCGAATTCCTATGTTGAAAACGGCATCGTGGACTTCGTAGCATCCGGCAGAAGCTGGCTTGCAGACGAGGACTGGGGCAGAAAGATGCAGGAGGGACGCGAGAAGGAGATACGCAAGTGCATATCGTGCATGCACTGCTTCGGAAGCCTTATGCAGGATATGATGAAGGGCGTACCGTTCGAGTGCGCCGTAAATCCGCGCCTCGGCCGCGAATACAAATACGGATTTGAGAAGCCCGATACTGAGGGTCATAAAGCGATAGTCGTAGGCGGCGGCCCTGCAGGCATGATCGCGGCTCAGACGCTTGCGATGCGCGGCACCGACGTTACGCTTTACGAAAAGGCCGACAAGCTCGGCGGTGCTGTAAATCTTGCTAAAATTCCTCCGCACAAGGAGCGTATGCAGTGGGTGACCGACTACTACGAAAACGAATTCGAGCGTCTCGGCGTTAAGGTGGAGCTGAATAAAGAAATAACGGCGGCCGATATAGAGGCTCAGTCGCCCGACGCAGTAATAATCGCGACAGGCGCGACTCCGGTAGTGCCGGAGAGCATTCCTGGAATTAAAAACGACAACGTATACACAGTTGAGGACGTGCTTTCGGGCAAGACTCAGCTTAAGGATAAGAATATCGTGCTTGTCGGCGCCGGCCTTACAGGCCTTGAAACGGCGGAATTTCTCTGCGCCGGCGGCAATAAGGTGACTGTCGCCGACATGGTAAAGAGAGCGGGTCAGGGCGCAAACCCCACCAATGTGGGCGACGTATCCATGAGACTTAGGAAGTTCGGCGTTAAATTTATGATGCTCCATTCATTAAAGGAGATAAAGGCCGACGGCGTCGTGCTTACCAATCTTGAGAGCAACGAGGACGTTACGGTTCCCGCCGACGCAGTAGTGCTTTCGCTTGGCGAAAAGCCGAACAACGCTCTTTACAACGAGCTTAAGGAAAAGGGAATAGACGTTCATATTGTAGGCAATGCTGTCCGCTCCGGCGTTATAGCTCCCGCAACGAGGACAGGCTACGAAACGGCAAGAAACCTCTTCGTAAAAAAGGATGAGGAGTTCGGCTTTGCCGCATCCGTTCCGATGCTCAAGAAGTTCATAAGCTACTCCATGATGTCGAATCAGGAAGGTCTGTATATGCTCTACATGACGGACCCCGCAGCTATAAAGAAGGCGCTTCCCGCACCCTTAAAGCCTTACAGTATGCCCGTAGTAATGATCTCGGCATGCGACGTACACGATCCTTCGTTCGCGCGCCCCTATCAGGAAGCCGTAATGTATATCCTCTGCTATCATGAGAAGCAGCTCGGATGGTACTGCGCTGCGCTCCTTTTAGGCGGAGCGGGCGCGGAGATGGCGACTCAGATAGGACGCGACGGCGGATATCCGAAGAAGCTCGGTGCGGAATTTGAGTTCCAGAAGGACGGGAACACCGCGAAGGTGATGATAGCAAGACACGGCGTTCAGATTCTCGACGCAAAAGTGGAGATAGGCGAATACAACAACCGCATTGCTCACGGCCTGTTCGGTAATCCCTCGCTTGACGAAAAGCAGTCGCAGGATATGTTCCTCTACATATACAACAGAAAGCAGGCGAGCATGGTAAAGAGCACCACCGAGTTTGATTATAAGAAATGGAAGCCCGGTTTTGCAACGATAAAGCTTCAGTCGAGCGTTGACGATGCGTGGAACGATCTGCCGGTAAGACACGTTATAGGCGGCGCATACTGCGTAAACGACCTCCTTTTAAAGAGCTTTGAGGTTGCCGCGAGCGTTCCCACGAAGGAAGTGCTTGCAAAGCTTATTTACGGACGCTACGATAAGAGCACATTCTTAAAGACCTTCAGAGACGAGATAAACTGA
- a CDS encoding S41 family peptidase: MNNDRKKVSIGTLIWAMLLVCIVTAAACGFFFKSGASASAFTSHNSGLASKVSEINAIVDNYYINPEGETVVDHENMEDVALFMYIRALGDRYSYYTNAEGRKRQNEETEGHFTGIGVTATATDDDLIEIIEVYEDSPAKEAGLLTGDIIIGVDGTSVYEVGYQNGVDLVLGEADTDVQLDVLRGEEELSFVITRKTIDVDAVNFRMLEGNIGYIRIRSFNDVTYDGFTDALNELDKLTNGAGLSGIIFDLRNNTGGGLQSIVSVLDEILPEGDIVKLVDKEGHEKVYASDSKEIDVPMCVLVNESTASASELFAGSLRDYNKALIVGTRTYGKGCAISTFPLSDGSVISIVTEMYYTASGANFEGVGIEPDVVVELSDEQRRHIFALNENEDPQMRAALDILEGE, from the coding sequence ATGAATAACGACAGAAAAAAAGTAAGCATAGGTACTTTGATCTGGGCCATGCTACTCGTATGTATCGTAACGGCAGCGGCGTGCGGATTTTTTTTCAAATCGGGCGCGTCGGCATCGGCGTTCACCTCGCATAATTCGGGCCTTGCATCAAAGGTAAGCGAAATAAACGCCATTGTAGACAATTATTATATAAATCCGGAGGGGGAAACTGTCGTCGATCATGAAAATATGGAGGACGTAGCGCTGTTTATGTATATCCGTGCGCTGGGCGACAGATATTCTTATTATACGAATGCCGAGGGGAGAAAGCGTCAGAACGAAGAAACCGAGGGGCATTTTACCGGTATAGGCGTTACCGCTACGGCGACTGATGACGACCTCATAGAAATAATCGAAGTATACGAGGATTCCCCCGCAAAAGAGGCGGGACTTCTCACGGGCGATATAATAATCGGAGTTGACGGCACGAGCGTTTACGAGGTGGGATATCAAAACGGAGTTGACCTTGTGCTGGGAGAGGCTGATACCGACGTGCAGCTTGACGTTTTAAGGGGAGAGGAAGAGCTTTCCTTTGTTATAACGCGAAAAACGATAGATGTTGACGCCGTAAACTTTAGGATGCTTGAGGGGAATATAGGCTACATACGCATAAGAAGCTTCAACGACGTAACATACGACGGTTTTACCGACGCATTAAACGAGCTTGATAAACTGACAAACGGCGCAGGACTCTCGGGTATAATATTCGATTTAAGGAACAATACAGGCGGCGGGCTTCAGAGCATAGTCAGCGTACTTGACGAGATACTGCCCGAGGGCGATATAGTAAAACTTGTAGATAAAGAAGGACACGAAAAAGTGTATGCCTCCGATTCAAAAGAGATAGACGTTCCGATGTGCGTGCTTGTTAACGAATCGACTGCCAGCGCGTCGGAGCTGTTCGCGGGTTCTCTGAGGGATTATAATAAGGCGCTGATAGTCGGCACGAGGACGTACGGAAAGGGCTGCGCCATTTCAACTTTCCCGTTAAGCGACGGAAGCGTGATATCAATAGTTACGGAGATGTATTATACGGCTTCGGGAGCGAATTTTGAAGGCGTGGGCATAGAGCCCGACGTCGTAGTAGAGCTCTCCGACGAGCAGAGGAGACATATATTCGCGCTTAACGAGAACGAAGACCCGCAGATGCGCGCCGCGCTCGATATACTGGAAGGCGAATAA
- a CDS encoding peptidoglycan DD-metalloendopeptidase family protein, with the protein MKKKKWIAVIAIVIVVAFLIMAVLPMATNFSASAANDISSKKNQLTSLASQKSKIQNEINAIKNDKSNEMAYKDKLEQEIALTEQEIKTLNALIADYETQISEKQTEIDELQIKLDNQIAQFKGRVRVMYEDGESSYLEVLLESTSYFAFLTRMEFVTSIMERDNRLIDDMKATSAQLKAAKAELETSLSETEDAKAQIVEKQQELQQRSAESQAIIDKLTNDEAYLKEQYSIAEKEANQVQAEIDRILAEQKKTQAAKEYVGGVFGWPLPGYSTISSPFGMRFHPTLKVYKLHTGVDLPAPKGTKIVAANAGTVITSTRNGAYGNYVVIDHGGGRTTLYAHMSSRSVSTGQTVTKGQQVGTVGSTGYATGNHLHFEIRINGSLVNPMSYFK; encoded by the coding sequence ATGAAAAAGAAGAAGTGGATAGCTGTTATTGCAATAGTGATCGTTGTTGCCTTCCTTATTATGGCCGTTCTGCCAATGGCTACGAACTTCTCTGCGTCTGCAGCGAATGACATTTCATCAAAGAAAAATCAGCTTACGTCACTGGCTTCACAAAAATCGAAAATCCAGAATGAGATAAACGCCATAAAAAACGACAAAAGCAATGAAATGGCGTATAAAGATAAGCTTGAGCAGGAGATAGCGCTTACCGAGCAGGAGATCAAGACTTTAAACGCGCTTATTGCCGATTATGAGACTCAGATAAGCGAGAAGCAGACGGAGATAGATGAGCTTCAGATAAAGCTTGACAATCAGATAGCGCAGTTTAAAGGGCGCGTTCGCGTAATGTATGAGGACGGAGAGTCGTCATATCTTGAGGTGCTTTTAGAATCAACTTCATATTTTGCGTTTCTTACGCGCATGGAATTTGTAACAAGCATAATGGAGCGCGACAACCGCCTTATTGATGATATGAAGGCCACGAGCGCGCAGCTTAAGGCCGCAAAGGCCGAACTTGAGACCAGCCTCTCCGAAACTGAGGACGCAAAAGCCCAGATCGTTGAAAAGCAGCAGGAGCTTCAGCAGAGAAGCGCCGAAAGCCAGGCGATAATAGATAAGCTTACGAATGACGAGGCGTATTTGAAGGAGCAGTATTCCATAGCAGAAAAAGAAGCAAATCAGGTGCAGGCCGAAATAGACAGGATCTTAGCCGAACAGAAGAAAACGCAGGCCGCGAAGGAATACGTCGGAGGCGTGTTCGGTTGGCCGCTTCCGGGATACTCAACGATATCGTCTCCTTTCGGAATGCGCTTTCATCCGACGCTTAAAGTTTACAAGCTTCATACGGGCGTAGACCTGCCCGCGCCGAAAGGTACCAAAATAGTGGCGGCAAACGCCGGTACCGTTATCACATCCACGCGGAACGGGGCATACGGAAACTACGTGGTCATTGACCACGGCGGCGGCAGGACGACGCTTTACGCTCATATGAGCTCGAGAAGCGTTTCGACGGGGCAGACGGTAACGAAAGGACAGCAGGTCGGAACGGTGGGCTCTACGGGATACGCTACCGGCAATCATCTCCATTTTGAGATAAGAATAAACGGCTCGCTCGTCAATCCCATGAGTTATTTCAAATAG
- the ftsX gene encoding permease-like cell division protein FtsX, whose translation MKRINAFYFIKEGLKNTFTQGFMGIASIAILLSCLVIIGIFILTTENIDLNLKNIEEQDEIVAFVDEVLTLEEAQDLKYVIDAVPHVKESIFVSNSEALKTFEGQLEGADDIMAELESDNPLRHSYRIFVDDIEDSGAVAESVKMIPGVIKVRHNEFVTNNIISLRNVFSIAAFAFFIILLALSVFIIYNTIRLATVARRKEINIMKFVGATNWFIRWPFVIEGLIIGLLAATLAYFCSWYLYTYFVDNVFEGINIVKLLDFGAMSGTLALIFYGVGILIGVIGSAFAIRKYLKV comes from the coding sequence ATGAAAAGAATAAACGCATTTTACTTTATTAAAGAAGGTCTGAAAAACACCTTCACACAGGGCTTTATGGGTATAGCGTCGATAGCGATACTGCTTTCGTGTCTTGTCATAATAGGTATATTTATTTTAACTACTGAAAATATAGACTTAAATCTTAAAAATATAGAGGAACAAGACGAGATAGTTGCATTTGTAGACGAGGTGCTCACTTTGGAAGAGGCGCAGGACTTGAAATATGTCATTGACGCCGTTCCTCATGTAAAGGAGAGCATATTCGTATCGAATTCCGAGGCTTTAAAGACATTTGAGGGACAGCTGGAGGGCGCGGATGATATCATGGCCGAGCTTGAGAGCGACAACCCGTTACGCCATTCTTACAGAATTTTTGTAGACGATATCGAGGACAGCGGCGCTGTTGCCGAATCGGTAAAAATGATCCCCGGCGTTATCAAGGTACGTCATAACGAATTTGTTACGAATAATATAATCAGCCTAAGAAACGTATTTTCGATAGCGGCATTTGCCTTTTTCATTATACTTCTTGCGCTTTCCGTATTCATTATATACAATACGATACGCCTTGCCACTGTTGCGCGGCGCAAGGAGATAAACATAATGAAATTCGTGGGCGCGACGAACTGGTTCATTAGGTGGCCGTTTGTCATCGAGGGTCTTATAATCGGGCTTCTTGCGGCAACTCTTGCATATTTTTGCTCGTGGTACTTATATACATATTTTGTTGACAACGTATTTGAGGGCATAAATATTGTTAAGCTGCTTGATTTCGGTGCGATGAGCGGAACGCTTGCGCTTATATTCTATGGAGTGGGAATACTGATAGGCGTTATAGGCAGCGCATTTGCGATAAGGAAATACCTCAAAGTCTGA
- the ftsE gene encoding cell division ATP-binding protein FtsE, with the protein MVLFNKVTKTYANGTKALENVSFRIDQGEFVFIIGTSGAGKTTITKLITRQEAFDSGEVVVNKYRLKTLRNSQIPYLRRTVGVVFQDFRLIDNKTVYENVAFAMRIVNAPAKEIRARVPHVLSLVGLSHKAKAYPTQLSGGEQQRVAIARAIINSPSILIADEPTGNVDPNMSREIMDLFQAINDRGTTIIVVTHELSLVRRMKKRVIQLDGGQILYDKVGVGQE; encoded by the coding sequence ATGGTACTGTTCAACAAGGTCACCAAGACGTATGCAAACGGCACAAAGGCTCTTGAAAATGTTAGTTTCAGAATAGATCAGGGCGAATTTGTGTTCATAATCGGCACTTCGGGCGCAGGAAAAACTACAATAACTAAACTTATAACACGCCAGGAAGCGTTTGACTCCGGCGAGGTCGTAGTAAATAAATATAGGCTTAAGACTTTAAGAAACAGCCAGATACCGTATCTTCGCAGAACGGTGGGCGTAGTCTTTCAGGATTTCAGGCTTATCGACAATAAAACGGTATATGAAAACGTGGCTTTTGCCATGCGCATAGTAAACGCGCCGGCTAAGGAGATAAGGGCAAGAGTGCCTCATGTGCTTTCGCTCGTGGGGCTTTCGCATAAGGCGAAGGCTTATCCCACGCAGCTTTCTGGCGGTGAACAGCAGCGTGTGGCCATAGCCAGAGCGATAATAAACTCGCCGTCGATACTTATCGCGGATGAGCCTACAGGTAACGTAGACCCAAATATGTCGCGTGAAATAATGGACCTTTTCCAGGCGATAAACGATCGCGGCACAACTATAATCGTCGTAACGCACGAGCTCAGTCTTGTGAGACGAATGAAAAAACGCGTTATTCAGCTTGACGGAGGACAGATTCTTTACGATAAGGTTGGTGTCGGGCAGGAATGA
- a CDS encoding helix-turn-helix domain-containing protein → MSGRLFQGVIHEMKDAVDRTIGVLDEAGTVIACTNLAMMGTSRDEVSVNVNQGFEKLVQSGYTYKPFGTKTHLDFIVFVEGEDELALTFANMIGVSLNSVKQYYDEKYEKSTFVKNIILDNVLFDDIYVKSKELHFQNDTSRVVFLIRTIDSTDFSVFDIISNLFPNRNRDFVVNINENDIVLVNEVKSTATLKDFEKTARTIVNTLHGELFVKSIVGIGTMVTDLKDLARSFKEAEIALEVGKIFDEEKLIISYENLGIGRLIYQLPTTLCEMFLQEVLKKGSLESLDNETLFTIQKFFENNLNVSETSRKLFVHRNTLVYRIEKIRKITGLDLREFDHAIIFKVALMVKKYLTSNPTKF, encoded by the coding sequence ATGTCGGGAAGATTGTTTCAGGGCGTTATACATGAGATGAAGGACGCGGTTGACCGCACTATCGGCGTGCTTGATGAAGCAGGTACCGTTATCGCCTGCACTAATCTTGCTATGATGGGCACATCACGTGACGAGGTGTCCGTAAATGTAAATCAGGGATTTGAAAAGCTTGTTCAAAGCGGATATACGTATAAGCCTTTCGGCACGAAAACGCATCTTGATTTTATCGTTTTTGTCGAGGGTGAGGACGAGCTTGCGTTAACGTTTGCAAATATGATCGGCGTTTCTTTGAACAGCGTAAAGCAGTATTATGATGAAAAATATGAAAAGAGCACCTTTGTAAAGAATATTATTTTAGACAACGTGCTTTTTGACGATATTTACGTTAAGAGCAAGGAGCTTCATTTTCAAAATGATACGAGCCGCGTTGTATTTCTTATACGAACCATCGATTCGACCGATTTTTCGGTGTTTGACATCATTTCAAATCTGTTCCCGAACAGGAACCGCGATTTCGTCGTAAATATCAACGAAAACGATATCGTACTTGTAAACGAAGTAAAAAGCACAGCTACTCTAAAGGATTTTGAAAAAACGGCGCGCACTATAGTTAATACGCTGCACGGTGAGCTTTTTGTAAAATCCATTGTCGGCATCGGCACGATGGTGACCGACTTAAAGGATCTTGCGCGCTCCTTCAAGGAGGCTGAAATAGCGCTCGAGGTCGGCAAAATATTCGACGAGGAGAAGCTTATAATAAGCTATGAGAATCTGGGTATAGGCCGCCTTATATATCAGCTTCCCACGACGCTGTGCGAGATGTTTTTGCAGGAAGTATTAAAGAAGGGCTCGCTTGAGTCGCTTGACAACGAGACTTTGTTTACGATACAGAAGTTCTTTGAAAATAACCTGAACGTATCGGAAACGTCGAGAAAGCTGTTCGTGCATCGAAATACGCTTGTGTACAGGATAGAAAAAATAAGAAAGATCACGGGACTTGATTTAAGAGAATTCGACCATGCGATCATTTTCAAAGTGGCGCTTATGGTAAAGAAATACTTAACGTCAAATCCGACAAAGTTTTAA
- a CDS encoding ABC transporter ATP-binding protein, with protein MSGLLLKGVSKRYGNGINAVSNFNLELTKGELTVLAGPKGSGKSTIINMICGLETADEGEIFIDQHNCAGLLPKEREVAVIFPSHTFYPGHTVYDNLDFSLRLVKCSKEERHNRIMKTAEDMGISDTLKKLPENLTSAESFNLILARAVIREPKIILIDEPFPDIPSPEQELFWNAIVEVNKKFRYTVIVATNNPEQALAIKARTVVLKNGYIQQIDSVEKIYENPTNVYVAQFINKFNMTTTEGVLNENEEGGLELFIDKASVVIPIDAPENKKLKSYVEREVTVGIRRNPLRPEKNAEKGVKGRIEEITEENGVRKGLFKSKLFEANITIDETIKKGDKVALQAGKGSFFIFDRDTGKTIF; from the coding sequence ATGTCCGGATTATTGCTTAAAGGAGTATCAAAACGTTACGGAAATGGGATAAACGCCGTTTCCAATTTCAATCTCGAACTGACAAAAGGCGAGCTTACAGTTCTTGCGGGTCCGAAGGGCTCGGGAAAAAGCACCATTATCAATATGATCTGCGGATTGGAAACGGCTGATGAAGGAGAAATATTCATAGATCAGCACAACTGCGCGGGGTTACTTCCCAAGGAGAGAGAAGTCGCCGTTATATTTCCCAGTCATACTTTTTATCCGGGGCATACAGTATATGATAATCTCGATTTCAGCTTAAGGCTTGTTAAGTGCTCCAAAGAAGAACGTCATAACAGGATAATGAAAACGGCGGAGGATATGGGCATATCCGATACGCTTAAAAAGCTTCCGGAGAATCTTACTTCGGCGGAAAGCTTTAACCTTATACTTGCGCGCGCCGTGATAAGGGAGCCTAAGATCATACTGATAGACGAGCCGTTTCCCGATATTCCGTCGCCTGAGCAGGAGCTCTTTTGGAACGCCATAGTAGAGGTCAATAAAAAATTCAGGTACACAGTGATAGTTGCGACAAATAATCCCGAGCAGGCGCTTGCCATAAAGGCGCGTACCGTTGTACTCAAAAACGGATATATACAGCAGATAGACAGCGTTGAAAAAATCTACGAAAATCCGACGAACGTCTATGTGGCGCAGTTTATAAACAAATTCAATATGACGACGACGGAAGGCGTGCTGAATGAGAACGAAGAGGGCGGATTGGAGCTTTTTATTGATAAAGCATCTGTAGTGATACCTATTGACGCCCCCGAAAACAAAAAGCTTAAAAGCTATGTTGAACGCGAAGTTACGGTAGGTATCCGCCGCAATCCGCTAAGGCCCGAAAAAAACGCGGAAAAGGGCGTCAAGGGTAGAATAGAAGAGATAACGGAAGAAAACGGAGTAAGAAAAGGGCTTTTTAAGAGCAAATTATTTGAAGCAAATATAACAATAGATGAGACTATAAAAAAAGGCGACAAAGTTGCTCTTCAGGCAGGCAAAGGCTCATTCTTTATATTTGACAGAGACACCGGCAAAACGATATTTTGA
- a CDS encoding rRNA pseudouridine synthase, with amino-acid sequence MRLDKMLSECTSESRSEIKKLIRQGRVSVNAVPVRSPDMKIDETRDTVTLDGRTIEYKPYLYIMLNKPAGYVSATQDKAERTVMELLPEEYKGRSLFVAGRLDKYTTGLMILTNDGQFAHEALSPKSHVKKTYLVTLSCPVGEDDVKAFKDGIYIEGGYLTKSAELVITGERSARVTISEGRYHQIKQMFGARGNSVVELRRISFGGLRLPDDLKEGSARELSDEERASVFVKID; translated from the coding sequence ATGAGACTTGACAAAATGCTTTCGGAATGTACAAGCGAAAGCCGAAGCGAGATAAAAAAGCTGATAAGACAGGGGAGGGTAAGCGTGAACGCCGTGCCCGTGCGCTCGCCCGATATGAAAATAGACGAAACGCGCGATACTGTAACGCTTGACGGAAGAACTATTGAGTATAAGCCGTATCTTTATATCATGCTAAATAAGCCCGCAGGATACGTAAGCGCGACACAAGACAAGGCCGAGCGCACCGTGATGGAGCTTTTGCCCGAAGAATATAAGGGCCGCTCGCTTTTCGTGGCGGGCAGGCTTGACAAATATACAACGGGCCTTATGATACTGACGAACGACGGTCAGTTCGCACATGAGGCATTGTCGCCAAAGTCCCATGTAAAAAAGACATATCTTGTTACGCTTTCTTGCCCGGTAGGCGAAGATGATGTGAAGGCGTTCAAAGACGGCATATACATCGAAGGCGGATATCTTACAAAGAGCGCAGAGCTTGTTATAACGGGAGAGCGCAGCGCAAGAGTTACAATAAGCGAGGGAAGGTATCATCAGATAAAGCAAATGTTCGGCGCGAGAGGGAACAGCGTAGTCGAGCTTAGGCGCATATCCTTCGGCGGACTTAGGCTTCCCGATGATTTAAAAGAAGGCAGCGCAAGGGAGCTTAGCGATGAAGAACGCGCGAGTGTTTTTGTTAAAATCGATTGA
- a CDS encoding DUF4830 domain-containing protein gives MFIFTFKATKKRAVIFFIAACLIVGAFMFAQSLQKSASVSAEADEKTGISNNEQRVFYLESMGYLVNPDPLETEEIQIPDDFGDVYSRYNELQKAVGFDLEPYRGEHCMRYTYQIHNFDEAEYTVYADLITKDGRVIGGDICSRELDGFMLPLKPLE, from the coding sequence ATGTTTATTTTTACTTTTAAGGCCACAAAAAAGCGCGCCGTTATATTCTTTATAGCTGCATGTCTCATTGTCGGCGCTTTTATGTTCGCGCAAAGCCTGCAAAAAAGCGCTTCTGTTTCGGCAGAAGCTGATGAAAAGACGGGGATCTCAAACAATGAACAGCGCGTATTCTACCTTGAAAGCATGGGCTATCTCGTAAATCCCGACCCTTTAGAAACAGAAGAGATACAAATACCGGATGACTTCGGCGACGTCTATTCGCGCTATAACGAGCTTCAGAAAGCAGTCGGCTTCGACCTTGAGCCATACCGCGGTGAGCACTGCATGAGATACACTTATCAAATACACAACTTCGATGAAGCCGAATATACCGTATACGCAGATCTCATTACCAAAGACGGACGCGTTATAGGCGGAGACATATGCAGCCGCGAGCTTGACGGTTTTATGCTTCCTTTAAAGCCGCTCGAATAG